The region ACTAAGATATTTTGAATATGCCTGATATGAATGGAGGCACAAAAGATGGGTAATGTCTAAACAAtttgaattttaacattttggtctaagaactaatttgaaaaaatatgattttctttcttgtcaAGTTTGGGAGAGGGAAAAATACTCCCCGAGGGGACATTATTTTCACCCTTGTTCCCTGACCAGGAAAACTAAGAGTAAACCAGCCAACATAGTACTTGTCCCCTTTAGATTATTAGGAACGAGCCTCTCATGCCCTGAAAATTGAgatgctttcttccttttcagcCTTTTGGTTTCATGTCTCCCTCAAGTAATTGGCTGGGAAGCATAGCTCCAGAGCCTTAGATTCTAGAGAAACACTTTAACTTCCTGACTTTGTTAAGATTCAGCCCtttgccacagtaacttcttgcaagatacatccacaaaggcaaaagaaacaaaagcaaaaatgaactattgggacttcatcaagataagaagcttttgcacagcaaaggatacagtcaacaaaactaaaagacaacctacagaatgggagaagatatttgcaaatgacatatcagataaagggctagtttccaaaatctataaagaacttattaaactcaacaccaaagaaacaaacaatccaatcatgaaatgggcaaaagacatgaagagaaatctcacagaggaagacatggacatggccaacatgcacatgagaaaatgctctgcatcacttgccatcagggaaatacaaatcaaaaccacaatgagataccacctcacaccagtgagaatggggaaaattaacaaggcaggaaacaacaaatgttggagaggatgcagagaaaagggaaccctcttgcactgttggtgggaatgtgaactggtgcagccactctggaaaactgtgtggaggttcctcaaagagttaaaaatagacctgccctacgacccagcaattgcactgttggggatttaccccaaagattcagatgcaatgaaacgtcgggacacctgcaccccgatgtttctttcagcaatggccacaatagccaaactgtggaaggagcctcggtgtccatcaaaagatgaatggataaagaagatgtggtttatgtatacaatggaatattactcagccattagaaacgacaaatacccaccatttgcttcaacgtggatggaactggagggtattatgctgagtgaagtaagtcaatcggagaaggaccaatattatatggtcccattcatttggggaatatgaataatagtgaaagggaatataaaggaagggaaaagaaatgttgggaaatatcaggaagggagacagaacataaagactcctaacttggggaaacgaactaggggtggtggaaggggaggagggcgggtgttggaggggaatgggtgacgggcactgagggggacacttgacgggatgagcactgggtgtttttctgtatgttggtaaattgaacaccaataaaaattaattaaaaaaaaaagattcagccCTTTGCAGAAGAGTATCTATCATTAAGAAGCAGTGTAGGAGGTCCTAATTCTTCCAGTTACTTAATTTTGGAGAAACCAGACCTCCCTTATTGGATAGGCTAGGGGTCCTCCACAGAAAGTTGTATAAAACATGAGATCCAGATTTTAGCTCTAAGTCACCTGGCCTTGCTAATTTTGTTTACAGAAGAACTTCCTAACATCTGTCTGCTTCCTTAGCAGAGTTCTAACACTTACCCTCTGGGAACTCTCTCCCAGCTGAGAGAATATAATGCATTTGATGTCCTTGCTATTTACATAAAGATATTCCCAAATCCCTTTTCGATATCACAGATGCCAAAGTTGATTTCTCTTTATAGCCAATTCTACTGTCACCAGCCATAGGTGGTGGTGACTATCAAGCTATTAAGCCCACTCCATACATAGCCTCACACTTCTGCAAATGGACTGGTTCAGAAAACCTACACATTTTCCCACTACATAGAAATGGTTAGCTATGCAGTATACCTTAGCCCGGATCAGCTAGATCTGTCTAGCCgtggtgtcttttaaaaatatggtacgTCAGAAGCCTGAACTCCTAAAGTtacaacaaatgaaaacacatgtatCTTTTATAATTACATGATTCTACATTCTAGAACACATCCACAATGACAAAAATTCTTAGAATCTGGAGGTACAGGGAATAAAGTTTGTGACCTCATAAACTTCCATTCATCCAAGTTCTGGTGATTATTTCAGCATTATCTGGTTtgaaaaataaggacatttcCTCTCAATCCCACTATGGTTTCCTGAATCTAATCTAGTGTGTCCAGATATAAATGTCACCATGGCAGGAGCAAATTGATGCATCAGTTTGTTCCAGTtcagttgtttgtatttttttatgtgtatacaACCATACACATGCCTGCTTGtatctttaaaatgcatatatgcacacatttttttttttttatgatagtcacacagagagagagagagaggcagagacacaggcagagggagaagcaggctccatgaaccgggagcccgatgtgggattcgatcccgggtctccaggatcacgccctgggccaaacaaaggcaggcgccaaaccgctgcgccacccagggatccccacacatgttaatatatatttcctCTGTCCTGAATTGTAATTGCGAATGATTGAAATACTAGAAGTTAGAAATTATGATGGAAGTTATGGGGAAGCCTAATTCTTGAGTAATCTGAGCTGGGAAAATTATACCCCTATGGCTCATCTTTCTAGGGACAGCTATCCAAATGTAAGAGAGGAAGATATGTTACTCAGTGTTAGTTTAtagggttgctgtaacaaaataccacatacTCGGTGATTTAAACATCATTAAACGTATTAGCTCCTctgtctggaggctggaagtcagagatcAAGTCAGTGTTTGGTTTCTTCTAAGGGCTCAGAGAATTTGTTCCACGGCTCTCCCCTAACTTCTAGTGATTTTCTAGAAATCTTTGTTGgtccttggcttgtagaagcaTCATCCCTACCTCTGCCCTCATCTTTGcattacattttatattctccCTACGTACATTTCTCTGTgtccaaatatttccttttaattaggATATCAGTAGTATTAGAGAAGGGCTTACTTTAATGAGCCCATTTTaactaattacatttttaatggtcCTATTTTTatataaggtcacattttgagataGTGGGGTTTATGACTTcagtatatgaatttgggggacatATTTCATCCCATACAACTCAGCTATAGGTTTTGCATGTCTTCAAGTAACTCTTGTGAAATTATTCCCTAAAGTGATTATACGAATtcactcccaccagcagtatatgagtCCTCCTGTTGCTCTCCATCCTTGCTAGCACTTGGTATTgccattctttaatttttgtaagATGGCAGTAAAATTAtagttaatttgcattttcttgattattaGGGAGGTTGAGTCCTTTTGATGTTCATTGACTTTTCCTGGTTCCATTTTTGTCAATTGTCTATTTActtccttttgcttatttttctattgtattcattaaaaaatatagttattgggtggaaaaaggaaaaaatttccatCCATATATGGTTTATATTCTAGAAACAGTGACACATAtacttatgtataaatatatgtcacTTTTTTGTAACTAGTTAACCATTTTTGGTTATTCACTTCCTCTTCCCTGCTACCACTGCACTCTAAAAGAGGTGCAAACCTCTTTCAGAAAAACACTTACCAACTGCTAATGCGTGTTTTCATCACCGTTCAGTAAATTCCAGGATGTGGGATCCTGCCTTAAAAATCACGTCCCGGTAACTAACACATAACGCGTACCCGATAAATGTTTGCAGAGATAAGTGGGGAGAAGGGCCGTGATCTGTTATCACTTCCCCTGGGGAAATGCGAAGGTGGATGACACACTTCCGAAAGTGAAATGGAAAAGGGCTGAGACAGGAAATGGCTTCACACTGTGAACGGCACCGGCACAGTAGACCGAAAATACCGATATCCTGGTCCCATGAATCAGCCTTGGCTGCGACGAGATGACTGAGATGACAGCTCCAGGGGACCACGCTCATGTTACTACACACTGCACCGTGCAAGGGAGGTTGAGGAACTCGCCAAAGGATAAGCCAGGTGCACATTCTGTCGTAGGTTTCTGGGAATCTGGAGCGTTTCCCTCAGCCTCCGCGCAAGCCGTCAGCGGTCGTAAAGGCAGGAACCCGTCCGCAAGACGGACGCCGCTCAACGGCCTCTTCCTGCAGCGCCTGCTCCGGACTCCGGTGTGCTCATTGCGCAGGCGTcgattcccaccccaccccccaccccccccacgcCGAGGAATGGGCGGGGCAAGCCTCCGCCGGGTGGAGATCGCGAGGGGGGCGGGAGCTGTTTCCAAGGTGATAGTGTGGCGGCCTCGGCGGTGGATTGAGCGGGTCTGAGCGGGGTTCCCAGAGGGCTGCGCGTCCCCGGCCCGTCGGCGCTGTCATGGCGGGTGTGCTGAAGAAGGTAAGGCGAATGGAGGTCACTGCTGGATTTTAGACCGTGGGGGTAGAGTCGGCCCGAAAGCCCTTCACCCCGCGGTGGTGGCGGGAACGGGCGCGGGATGGCCGAGGCTGTTGGGCGGACTCGTCTGCTGGGGCCTCAGGGATGACGCACTCCGTAGCCCCGTTCTCTCCAAACTAGTGGCTCCGAGAGACCGATAGCTGTTTTCAGGTCGGTTGtagccggggcggggaggggggtggggggtggtaggTCTCTCCTTCCTTAGCGTGGCGGGCGTGCGGAATTGTAAACAGCTTGAATCGTGTTTTGTGTTTGAACAGACCACCGGCCTTGTGGGATTGGCTGTATGTGAGAGTCCACACGAGGTACGTTCCGTGCTGCTCCATTCCCGGATTCCCCAGGACGACTAGAACCTGTGATCCTGGTTGAAAGGGCAGCGGGGTGCGGATATTTCAAGCCCCAAATTACAGGCCGGCCTGAGAGCCGCCTTGAGACCAGAACAGGGTCTTCTCTGTCCTTTGTCGATGGGTCCCGTGCGCGTGCGTCTGCGCCTGCGCGTTCCATGacctcgttctttttttttttttttttttttaagattttatttatgtattcatgagagacacagagagaaagagaggcagagatacaggcagagggagaagcagactccaagcagggagctcgacatgggactccaggatcacacctcaggctgcaggcggcgctaagccgctgtgccaccgggaCCGCCCCATGACCTCCTTCTTAAGTCCCTTTTCTTGCTGAGTTTTTCCGTAGGCTTCCCGCGCCTTCACCTGTCCCGTTATGAGTACCCTCCCATACCTGTATCTCCATGTTCCACCGCCCCCCACGCCCGCCTCACCTTTTCTGCCTCGGTGCCTTGGATTCCTGTACACCTTGCCTTACCGCGTCCATCGCTCTAGCAGCTAACCCCTTGCGTCCTCAGTGTTCCCTTCCAGTGGGTCTTCAGAATGCTTCCATCTGAAGACTTTAAATACCTCCCTcgctccttttcttcctttctgtaatCACaccatctctctcctcccttttaaAGATAACTCCAAAGAGTTATCTGGACTTAACTGTCTCCAATTTCTCTTACTCCCTTTTGAATTCACTCCACCCAGACTTGGCTAGAACCGCTCTTTTCAAGGTCACCATGATTTCTGTGCTGCTGAATCGAATGGTCAGCTCACGTTTCTCATCTTAATTGACTCAGTAGCCGCACTGGCGACATTTGGCACCGTCTCCCTCAAGCGCTTCTGTGCTTGGGAATTCACCTAGTCTTCTGTTttttgtgtccccccccccccccccttactcTCATTGACTTTTCTGGTTATTTCTCATATCCCCACTTAGGAATTTTGGAGTTCTTAGACTTAGTTCTTGGAACTTTTCTCTATATTTGTCTCCTTGCCTGGACTCAATTTAGTGGTTTTAAATACTACCTATACACTGATAACTGTTAAATTTCTGTATTGAGCACTGACCTCTGAGAGTCTTGTATATTTCGTTGCTGAGTGGATATCTCCACTTGAATGTCAGACAGGCAACCCAAACTAAACACCCCAAATTGTGTTCCTATTCTTCTCCCTAAAAAAAGCTTTTCTCTCAGGCTTGCTCACCTCAATGAATGGCAGTTTCATTCTTGTGTTGACTGAGTTCAAAAACCTTGAAATCACctctaatttcttatttatttattcatatgtatattgtgaatatatatgaatgaaactaGGTGTTAGTACTGATGGATTTTGTACAAttaaatacaaagaattctttatataatgtatgtatatttgtgattatatttactatttatgaaCTCTTGTGAATTATGATCTGGTGTAACAGTTTCTTACCATGTAGCTTTACTACTAACTGCTGTATGTGAACTTGAAGTTCATTGTGCTTTAAGTTCAgttctcttgttccttttctgtTAAGCCTGCGTGAAACCTTCATTTTCATGACCAACCCAGTCACCATAAGCTGAAGTATTATGACTACATTAAGTTAAATTTGATCATTTTGATAATcattgcttttatatatttttttacttcttcagaaattcaaatgagaaaaatggaaaaaaatcaatttgtagTGCTTAGGATTGCAATTTGAGAAGTAATGATTTAGTAAATGAGTTGATTTTCAAATAGATCATTAGCAATAAGTTAgaatgcagttttatttttacttgttacCATATCTTTGGCTTATATACAACCTATGTTGTTAATGCAACATAAAAAGTATCCATTTTATACacttgacccttgaataacaggTTTGAACTGCTTGGGTCCACTtatgtacatgtatttttcagtaaatacagtacagtactgtaaatgtattttccttaaatgatctgctttttattttttttaaagattttatttatttattcattagagacttagagagacagaggcagaggcagagggaaaaggaggctagggagcctgatgcaggactacatcccaggaccccaggatcacaccatgagcctaaggcaggtgctcaaccactgagctacctaggtgttCCTCATGATTTTCATAATAACATCTTTtccctagcttactttattgtaagattATAATATGTGATAACATACAACATAAAAAGTATGtgttaactgtttatgttattggtcaGGCATATTTGTTATTGGTCAGGTTTGGGGGGAGTCctaagttatatgtggattttcagccATGCCAGTGATAGGCTCTCTAACCTcagcattgttcaagggtcaactgttcATTCTTCAAGGCTCACATTTTCCTTCAATTATAAAGGTAATAAGGCGAAGACATGAAGAAATTGTAACAAGGAagatttaaatgctttttaaaaacagatgtgaATCTTTCTGTAATTCgtgagactttttaaaatgttctgttgAATCTTTGATGATACTTTAAACTGGAAATGTATATGATTTGTCTTTTCAGAGGCTAAGAATATTGTACACAAAGATTCTTGATGTTCTTGAGCAAATTCCTAAAAACGCAGCATATAGAAAGTATACAGAACAGATTACAAATGAGAAGCTGAGTATGGTTAAAGCGGTAAGTAGCTgacttgattttgttttcttggatTTATGGTTTCCAATACACCATTAAAAAAAGTtcagttgcttttttttcccctgctcttctattcttctgtgcttttcttccatcctttttccctttcattcaGCAAATTCCTGTTTACTAATGCTTTCCATATGTAAGCCACTATTAAATACTGGAGTGAAAGAATAACCTCATGTCCCTTCTCTAAGCTAACATTGTAGTACATCTCTTCTTTATCAAGTCCTTTGTTGATTGTTGACTTACCTATAGATACATCAATCTTTTTGTAGTTTCAgagtagagaaaaatgaaagtagaacacaaaaaatatatgttgtgTTTAAACAAAACTGTtagaaaaaacttttgaaaaatgctTATTACAGAGAGGGCCAAGTTAGTCTCTTAATTACCAAAAATTATATcattgttgggcagccctggtggctcagcattttagtgccgccttctgcccagggtgtgatcctggagacctgggatccagtctcacatcaggcttcctgcatggagcctgcttctccctctgcctgtgtctctgcctctccctctctctctctctctctctctctctctctctctctctctctatctctcgtgaataaataaataaaatattaaaaaaacataattactttataaaaaaaattatcattgttATGGAGTGACTGTGTTCCCTGCCAaattatatgttgaagccctaaccccccaGGGTGGCTGGAACATCTATAGAGGTAATTAAAGTTGATGAGGTCATAAGATTGGCCCTGATTCaatgagattagtgtccttataagagacagcTCTCTCTGCCATATGAGAACACAAGAAAGAAGgtagctgtctgcaagccagaaagagagctCTCATCAGAAACTGACCCTTTTGGACCTTAATCTTGGACTAGCagtctccagagctgtgagaaaataattttttgttgttgaagccGCACAATCTTTGGTATTTTATTGGTagccctagcagactaatacAAGCATTTTACAGGTCTAAATCAAAGTCCCTAGCTAGACATACCATAGACTGCTGCTAGTTCTTTTATGCCAAACTATATTGCACTTTTgtgcaattaaaattttaaagtattacatTTTCACACTAGCAATTATTCATGGACTTCTATAATTATCCAAAAGTGTTCATAAACTCTAAAagtaatttacatatatgtaataagtggccctattatatttttcttattattagttTACCAAagtgaataattatttttccttagggATATggcaaaacaatgaaatttgaTTTGGAACTTTTATTCTTAGCTTGGCAGTTCTGAAAGTAACTTACAAAGTCTCTAGGGGAAGGTTCaacatttcttttgatttcatgttttctttcttttttttttttttttaagatcttatttatttattcatgacagacacagagaaagagagaggcagagacacaggcagagggagaagcaggctccacgcagggagccggacatgggactcgatcccgggtctcaaggatggtaccctgggctgaaggcggcaccaaaccactgggccatcagggctgcccgaTTTCATGTTTTCCTTAAGGAAAACGGACTGGTGCATATTTTCCCATCACTGagtaagaaatttcattttttcttttcacgAAGTAAAGctctttcaacattttgaatCTTTCCCTACTTTCCTTCTCTATTCtgctctatcatttttttctcgtTTTAgcctttcattttattatcttcCAGATAGCCTCAAAATGTATTTAGCTTATTCCtatcttaaaaatagaactgttatATTTATATCTCTTACTTctgccctatttttcttttctctcttagcCATTGTCAACCAGAGAATAGCTTACTGTCATTACTTTCACT is a window of Vulpes vulpes isolate BD-2025 chromosome 7, VulVul3, whole genome shotgun sequence DNA encoding:
- the NDUFA5 gene encoding NADH dehydrogenase [ubiquinone] 1 alpha subcomplex subunit 5, with product MAGVLKKTTGLVGLAVCESPHERLRILYTKILDVLEQIPKNAAYRKYTEQITNEKLSMVKAEPDVKKLEDQLQGGQLEEVILQAENELSLARKMVQWKPWEPLVEEPPANQWKWPI